From Peptoanaerobacter stomatis, one genomic window encodes:
- a CDS encoding metal ABC transporter solute-binding protein, Zn/Mn family — MKSILSKKVFISFVMMLVFTFMFTSCAKDEKTSGDKADSKPKVTVTTSFLNDMVNVLAKDMVDVQMIIPAGSDPHLYVAKPEDHKKIQDCDLLLYHGLHFEGKMVEALESKGIAVSKNFPQDKIGRMEENGEEIIDPHFWFDIDLYKDATKVAAESLIELLPDKKTEIMSNLESYLEELDNAKEEAMEKIAQIPKENRYLVTPHDAFNYFSRMFDIEVIAPQGVSTDSEVANKDLSKTADFIVEHKIKSIFAESTTDPARMEKLKESCKEKGFDVKVVSGEGKELFSDSLAPSGQEGDTFITMFRHNVELIYDNLK, encoded by the coding sequence ATGAAAAGTATTTTGTCAAAAAAAGTTTTTATATCATTTGTTATGATGTTGGTATTTACATTTATGTTTACATCTTGTGCTAAGGATGAAAAAACATCTGGTGATAAAGCGGATTCAAAACCGAAAGTTACAGTCACAACATCATTTTTAAATGATATGGTAAATGTGCTTGCAAAAGATATGGTAGATGTACAAATGATAATACCTGCCGGTTCTGATCCTCATCTTTATGTAGCAAAACCGGAAGATCATAAAAAAATACAAGATTGTGATTTGTTGCTTTATCATGGACTTCATTTTGAAGGCAAAATGGTGGAAGCCTTAGAGTCAAAAGGAATAGCAGTATCAAAAAATTTTCCTCAGGATAAAATAGGACGTATGGAAGAAAATGGAGAAGAGATTATAGATCCGCACTTTTGGTTCGATATAGATTTATATAAGGATGCAACTAAAGTGGCTGCTGAATCACTTATAGAGTTATTGCCTGATAAAAAAACAGAGATTATGTCTAATCTTGAAAGTTATTTAGAAGAACTTGATAATGCAAAAGAAGAAGCAATGGAAAAAATAGCACAGATACCTAAAGAAAACAGATATCTGGTTACTCCGCATGACGCATTTAACTATTTTTCAAGAATGTTTGATATTGAAGTTATTGCACCTCAAGGAGTAAGTACAGATTCTGAAGTTGCAAACAAGGATTTGAGCAAGACAGCGGATTTTATCGTAGAACATAAAATAAAATCAATATTTGCAGAAAGTACAACAGATCCGGCTCGTATGGAAAAATTAAAAGAGTCTTGCAAGGAAAAAGGTTTTGATGTAAAAGTTGTATCAGGAGAAGGAAAAGAGCTTTTCTCTGATTCGCTCGCACCTTCAGGTCAAGAAGGGGATACATTTATAACTATGTTCAGACATAATGTAGAGTTGATATATGATAATTTAAAATAA
- a CDS encoding IclR family transcriptional regulator codes for MIQSIQRAVKILDVMKIPDKEFSIREISLATSLSASTVHRILATLVECNYVTHDEVTHNYKLGSALISLGIAAIHNTKLQEASVRILKKLSSLTQEDSFLMIRSGNKGIIIQKEQGPNNLKVVENFGYEISLHWGAIRKVLLAYQSDEFIQKYIKEEFKPTPTRITLNTDNLIDELKTIRENKLAISTGDYIHNGVGIGAPVFDYTSKLVASIGIIGTTSRINKNNIEKMSKIVVNCAKELSDIMGYVG; via the coding sequence ATGATACAAAGTATACAAAGGGCGGTGAAGATACTTGATGTAATGAAGATTCCCGATAAGGAGTTTTCTATAAGAGAGATATCTCTTGCGACATCATTATCTGCAAGCACTGTGCATAGAATACTCGCAACACTTGTAGAATGCAATTATGTAACTCATGATGAAGTTACACATAATTATAAATTGGGCTCTGCACTAATATCACTTGGTATAGCGGCTATACACAATACAAAATTACAAGAAGCATCTGTCAGAATTTTGAAAAAATTGTCATCACTTACACAAGAAGATTCTTTTTTGATGATAAGATCAGGAAACAAAGGTATAATTATACAAAAAGAACAAGGCCCTAATAACCTTAAAGTTGTAGAAAATTTCGGATATGAAATATCGCTTCACTGGGGAGCAATAAGAAAGGTTTTGCTTGCATATCAAAGTGATGAATTTATACAAAAATATATAAAAGAAGAATTTAAACCTACACCTACACGCATAACCTTAAATACAGATAATCTTATAGATGAGCTTAAAACTATAAGAGAGAATAAACTTGCAATATCAACAGGAGATTACATACATAACGGAGTGGGAATAGGTGCGCCTGTATTTGACTATACATCAAAATTAGTTGCATCAATAGGTATAATAGGAACTACATCAAGGATAAATAAGAATAATATAGAAAAGATGAGCAAAATTGTAGTAAATTGTGCAAAAGAGCTGTCTGATATAATGGGATATGTAGGATAA
- a CDS encoding DUF1576 domain-containing protein, translated as MNKLFEKISFWLPTNKNPLKKDLQYSVVAILPVSMIIISFFYNNPVQIVKGLWTIILANDVFATDYTQISSIGAGLFNSGIVTLINIYILRKFDLKLNGIIISALFLITGFAFVGKNIYNIWPFYIGGYIYAKTHKVDFKNVIVTSMYTTALAPIISVMAHTFAINVIAAVILSYSIGIFIGYVMPEVSSRMLMAHSGYNVYNTGFAAGFMAIVINSILNVFGERVSPKNIVNLNFDYGLLVMFVMYFLALILIGYSHNNEDFSGYSKLMSYSGRLITDYTRLCGFPITLVNMGFLGLISIAYIILMGGSINGPTIAALLTVVGFGALGKHPRNTISIMIGVAISSKMLSTDLSTTTIIISGLFGTTLAPIVGEYGFIYGLLIGPLHLALVANIGSLHAGLNLYNNGLSGGIIAMTVVPILDSFKVGERR; from the coding sequence TTGAATAAACTTTTTGAAAAAATTTCTTTTTGGCTGCCTACGAATAAAAATCCTTTGAAAAAAGATTTGCAATATTCAGTTGTTGCTATATTACCTGTAAGTATGATAATAATATCATTTTTCTATAACAATCCTGTACAGATAGTAAAAGGATTATGGACAATAATATTAGCTAATGATGTATTTGCAACGGATTATACGCAGATATCTTCAATAGGGGCAGGATTATTCAACTCAGGAATAGTAACACTTATAAATATATATATACTTAGAAAATTTGATTTGAAGTTAAACGGTATAATAATATCCGCACTTTTTTTGATAACAGGCTTTGCTTTTGTCGGCAAAAATATATACAATATATGGCCGTTTTACATAGGTGGATATATATATGCAAAAACACATAAGGTAGATTTCAAAAATGTTATAGTTACTTCAATGTATACTACCGCACTTGCGCCTATAATATCTGTTATGGCACATACATTTGCGATAAATGTTATAGCGGCGGTGATATTGTCTTATTCAATAGGAATTTTTATAGGTTATGTTATGCCTGAAGTATCGTCAAGAATGCTTATGGCACATTCAGGTTATAATGTATATAATACAGGCTTTGCAGCAGGATTTATGGCGATAGTGATAAATTCCATATTGAATGTATTTGGAGAGCGTGTATCACCTAAAAATATAGTAAACTTAAATTTTGACTATGGTCTTTTAGTTATGTTTGTGATGTATTTTTTGGCATTGATATTAATAGGATATTCGCATAATAATGAAGACTTCAGCGGATATTCGAAACTAATGTCATATTCAGGAAGGCTTATTACAGACTATACAAGGCTTTGCGGTTTTCCTATAACTCTTGTAAATATGGGCTTTTTAGGATTAATATCAATAGCTTATATAATACTTATGGGCGGAAGTATAAATGGACCGACAATAGCGGCTCTTCTCACCGTTGTGGGATTCGGAGCGCTTGGAAAACATCCGAGAAATACAATTTCAATAATGATCGGTGTGGCTATATCGTCAAAGATGCTCAGTACGGACTTGTCAACAACAACCATAATAATATCCGGACTTTTTGGAACCACTCTTGCTCCAATAGTCGGAGAATACGGATTCATATACGGACTTTTAATAGGCCCTCTGCATCTTGCACTTGTTGCCAACATCGGTTCTCTTCATGCCGGGCTCAATCTGTATAACAACGGATTATCAGGGGGTATAATAGCTATGACTGTTGTACCTATTTTGGATTCGTTTAAAGTAGGAGAAAGAAGGTAA
- the sdaAA gene encoding L-serine ammonia-lyase, iron-sulfur-dependent, subunit alpha, producing MQYTAKDIIKECNDRNIHLYHLAIEDEMNKNNVSEEYIRTEFYKMLDVMDKSSSNFLEKESVTNMGMIDGFAKKMNDYYKKGKSFCGDDVTRAMAMAFSTIEVNASMGKIVAAPTAGASGILPAAFMSAKIKFDLDKDTLINGLLTSSFVGKIIGKYFTFAGAEGGCQAECGSAASMAAAGLVQMLGGSVEQCFHAGSFALLNVMGLVCDPVAGLVEYPCAFRNSSGVINAMLCADMALAGVKSVVPFEEVMKAANIVGSALPLSLRETGIGGIAGTETACNIRNVYFSKFDK from the coding sequence ATGCAGTATACTGCAAAAGATATAATAAAAGAATGTAATGACAGGAATATACATCTTTATCATTTGGCAATCGAAGATGAGATGAATAAAAATAATGTAAGTGAAGAATATATAAGAACAGAATTTTATAAGATGCTCGATGTCATGGACAAGTCTTCTTCTAATTTTTTGGAAAAAGAAAGTGTTACGAATATGGGCATGATAGACGGATTTGCTAAAAAGATGAATGATTATTATAAAAAAGGAAAATCATTTTGTGGAGATGATGTTACAAGAGCAATGGCGATGGCATTTTCAACAATAGAAGTGAATGCATCTATGGGTAAGATTGTGGCTGCACCTACTGCCGGAGCATCAGGCATATTGCCGGCGGCATTTATGTCTGCAAAAATAAAATTTGACCTTGATAAAGACACTCTTATAAACGGACTTTTGACATCAAGTTTTGTAGGCAAGATAATAGGCAAATATTTTACATTCGCAGGTGCAGAAGGCGGTTGCCAAGCAGAATGCGGTTCAGCTGCATCTATGGCGGCTGCAGGTCTTGTTCAGATGTTGGGAGGCAGTGTGGAGCAATGTTTTCACGCAGGTTCTTTTGCACTTTTAAATGTTATGGGACTTGTATGTGATCCTGTTGCCGGACTTGTTGAATATCCTTGTGCTTTCAGAAATTCATCAGGCGTAATAAATGCTATGCTATGTGCGGATATGGCTTTGGCAGGTGTAAAATCTGTTGTTCCTTTTGAGGAAGTTATGAAAGCTGCAAACATAGTCGGAAGTGCATTACCTCTTTCACTTAGAGAAACCGGAATAGGTGGTATAGCAGGAACAGAAACAGCTTGTAATATAAGAAATGTATATTTTTCTAAGTTTGATAAATAA
- the sdaAB gene encoding L-serine ammonia-lyase, iron-sulfur-dependent subunit beta encodes MADYGIFDVMGPIMIGPSSSHTAGAVRIGRLAKKMCGKDFIRVTFYLHGSFAETYLGHGTDKALVAGVLGMMPDDERIRHSFEIAKQNNIPFKFIKTDLGDVHPNSVKVEMEYKDGRISYIIGSSIGGGNIKIIDVDGLKADFTNEFPTIILKYTEQKGVISFVSTLLAENGYNIEKMLTDKSDGVVTLLVEISEEVDDNIKSQILHNDRFLLTKYISGGY; translated from the coding sequence ATGGCTGATTATGGTATTTTTGACGTGATGGGACCAATAATGATAGGTCCATCAAGTTCACATACTGCCGGAGCTGTTAGAATCGGCAGGCTTGCAAAAAAAATGTGTGGTAAAGATTTTATAAGAGTGACTTTTTATCTTCATGGTTCATTTGCAGAAACGTATTTAGGACATGGTACAGATAAAGCTCTTGTGGCAGGTGTTTTAGGCATGATGCCTGATGATGAGAGAATAAGACACTCTTTTGAAATTGCAAAACAGAACAATATACCGTTTAAGTTTATAAAAACTGACCTTGGTGATGTTCATCCAAACAGTGTGAAAGTAGAAATGGAATACAAAGATGGAAGAATTTCGTATATAATAGGTTCTTCAATAGGCGGAGGGAATATCAAAATTATAGATGTTGACGGATTAAAAGCCGATTTTACAAACGAATTTCCTACAATAATACTGAAATATACTGAGCAAAAAGGAGTTATATCATTTGTTTCAACTTTGCTTGCAGAAAACGGATATAATATAGAAAAGATGCTTACAGACAAGAGTGATGGCGTTGTGACACTACTTGTAGAGATTAGTGAAGAGGTGGATGACAATATAAAGTCTCAGATATTGCATAACGACAGGTTTTTGCTTACAAAGTATATATCAGGCGGATATTGA
- a CDS encoding biotin transporter BioY: protein MQETKNISKKKFDTKAVVMCSLFSALVCVGAFIKVPLPPVPFTMQWFFVAMAGLVLGSNLGFTSVAVYLVLGLIGLPVFTQGGGISYIFKPTFGYLVGFAIAAFVIGKLSENKEKNFKNYFIANMIGLVFVYTLGFIHLYFVSTVIAGKTVALFNLLKGAVIIFIPTDTLSAILSAKVASRLPNIN, encoded by the coding sequence ATGCAAGAAACAAAAAATATTAGTAAAAAAAAGTTTGATACAAAAGCTGTGGTTATGTGTTCATTATTTTCAGCACTTGTTTGTGTAGGGGCGTTTATAAAAGTGCCGTTACCACCTGTGCCTTTTACAATGCAATGGTTTTTCGTAGCGATGGCAGGTCTTGTGCTTGGTAGTAATTTAGGATTTACAAGTGTGGCTGTTTATTTAGTGCTTGGGCTTATAGGACTTCCTGTTTTTACTCAAGGTGGAGGAATATCATACATCTTCAAACCTACGTTTGGATATTTGGTAGGCTTTGCAATAGCAGCTTTTGTTATAGGAAAATTAAGCGAAAATAAAGAAAAAAACTTTAAAAATTATTTTATAGCTAATATGATTGGGCTTGTATTTGTATATACATTAGGTTTTATACATTTATATTTTGTTTCGACTGTAATTGCAGGTAAAACAGTAGCATTGTTCAATTTATTAAAAGGAGCTGTAATTATTTTTATTCCAACGGATACTTTATCTGCTATATTGTCTGCAAAAGTTGCATCAAGACTTCCAAATATTAATTAG
- a CDS encoding MBL fold metallo-hydrolase: protein MRVKIEYIHHSCYTLEIENNFLIFDYFEGHLNIPKDKNVYFFVSHAHGDHYSSKIFDYKEKVKKYIISKDVRCNEDNVVFVKHDEKIKVDEMEITTLNSTDAGVAFMINILGKNIFFAGDLNDWYWEMEDSIMQKNDMHARFVREIDKIKNIKMDIAFFLVDPRQAGQYDLGGKQILQLKPKNFLPMHFWEDYSITTKFKDVYTPIYKDTTIYDIQNKNQIIELDI from the coding sequence ATGAGAGTAAAAATAGAATATATACACCACAGTTGTTATACTTTAGAAATTGAAAATAATTTTTTAATATTTGATTATTTTGAAGGACATCTCAATATACCTAAAGATAAAAATGTGTATTTTTTTGTATCTCATGCACACGGTGACCATTATAGCAGTAAAATATTTGATTATAAAGAAAAAGTAAAAAAATATATAATATCAAAAGATGTACGTTGCAATGAGGATAATGTGGTTTTTGTAAAGCATGATGAAAAGATAAAAGTTGATGAAATGGAGATAACTACACTTAATTCAACAGATGCCGGAGTTGCATTTATGATAAATATATTAGGTAAAAATATATTTTTTGCCGGAGATTTAAATGATTGGTACTGGGAAATGGAAGACAGTATTATGCAAAAAAATGATATGCATGCAAGATTTGTAAGAGAAATAGATAAGATAAAAAACATAAAAATGGATATAGCGTTTTTCTTGGTGGATCCAAGACAAGCAGGGCAATATGATTTGGGCGGAAAACAAATATTACAGTTAAAACCTAAAAATTTTCTTCCTATGCACTTTTGGGAAGATTACAGCATAACGACTAAATTTAAAGACGTATATACCCCTATATACAAAGATACAACAATATACGATATACAAAATAAAAATCAAATAATAGAGCTTGATATATAA
- a CDS encoding GNAT family N-acetyltransferase: MIIYRDIKVEEHKILTDMIKKLSDESNYYPFTSSDYNVSDEEQINFINRLNMNDNCYLSGAFDDEKLAGLIYLYGGNRVRNYHSCTLGIGVLSSYKNQKIGSNLMQRAIDYAYECDVIGKINVQVVKENTNAINFYKKFEFVIEGIEKRSLFIDGKFYDAVNMGRII, from the coding sequence TTGATTATATATAGAGATATAAAAGTAGAAGAACATAAAATTTTAACGGATATGATAAAAAAATTATCTGATGAGAGCAACTATTACCCGTTTACATCAAGTGATTATAATGTAAGTGATGAAGAGCAAATCAATTTCATAAACAGACTTAATATGAATGACAACTGTTATTTGTCAGGTGCCTTTGATGATGAAAAATTGGCGGGTTTGATATATTTATACGGTGGAAACAGGGTAAGAAACTATCACAGCTGTACACTTGGAATAGGAGTGTTAAGCTCGTATAAAAATCAAAAAATAGGCAGTAATTTAATGCAAAGAGCAATAGATTACGCATATGAATGTGATGTAATAGGTAAAATAAATGTGCAGGTGGTAAAAGAAAATACCAATGCAATTAATTTCTACAAAAAATTCGAGTTTGTGATAGAAGGGATTGAAAAGAGAAGTTTATTTATAGACGGCAAGTTTTATGATGCAGTTAATATGGGTAGAATAATATAA
- a CDS encoding S1 RNA-binding domain-containing protein yields MSNVLKVGNIVDGKVINVKPYGAFVSIGSDKKGLVHISHISNDFVKDINEFLHQGDVVKVKILSMDDDGGKIALSLKDANSELKIEQTSQEDIKEDKVIEVHHKSFATSNDRVANDEKKTKTLEELLKEYNKQANDRQVDINKRLKR; encoded by the coding sequence ATGTCTAATGTTTTAAAAGTTGGTAATATTGTTGATGGTAAAGTTATAAATGTTAAGCCTTATGGTGCTTTTGTATCCATCGGAAGTGACAAAAAAGGTCTTGTGCACATATCTCATATATCAAATGATTTTGTAAAAGATATAAATGAATTTTTACATCAAGGAGATGTTGTAAAGGTCAAAATTTTGAGCATGGACGACGACGGAGGAAAAATAGCTCTATCCTTAAAAGACGCTAACAGCGAGCTTAAAATAGAACAGACTTCTCAAGAGGATATAAAAGAGGATAAAGTTATAGAAGTTCACCACAAAAGCTTTGCCACTTCAAACGATAGAGTCGCCAATGATGAAAAAAAGACAAAAACATTGGAGGAATTACTGAAAGAATACAATAAACAAGCAAATGACAGACAGGTTGATATAAATAAAAGATTGAAGAGATAA
- a CDS encoding ABC transporter ATP-binding protein has product MNILEFEDVSFSYEGYGPTIQNLSFTIDKPKFVSIIGASGCGKSTIFKLILSLLHMQSGSIFYKGKNINTLRSYAGYMPQKDLLFPWKNIKNNLSIPMDIKNIPKKEKEKKISSILEDIGLSDVAEKMPYELSGGMRQRISFARTILTDSDLLLFDEPLSALDYITRIQMQSWLLDRLNKFSDKTAIFITHDVEEAIFLSDTILVVKDVPIKELIRVDVPLSRNRTRDMLDTTEMINLKNNILSMLKNGGANE; this is encoded by the coding sequence ATGAACATATTGGAATTTGAAGACGTATCTTTTTCATATGAAGGATACGGACCTACTATACAAAACCTATCATTTACAATAGACAAACCGAAATTTGTGAGCATAATAGGTGCAAGCGGTTGCGGTAAAAGCACGATATTCAAACTTATATTGTCACTGCTTCATATGCAAAGTGGCAGCATATTTTATAAGGGTAAAAATATAAACACACTTAGGAGTTATGCAGGTTATATGCCTCAAAAAGATTTGCTTTTTCCTTGGAAAAACATAAAAAACAACCTATCCATACCAATGGATATTAAAAATATACCTAAAAAAGAAAAAGAAAAAAAAATATCATCTATCTTGGAAGATATAGGACTGTCAGATGTAGCTGAAAAAATGCCTTATGAATTATCAGGAGGTATGCGCCAAAGAATATCTTTTGCAAGAACTATATTGACCGATTCCGATTTGTTGCTGTTCGATGAACCTCTTTCAGCTCTCGATTATATCACAAGAATACAAATGCAATCGTGGTTACTTGATAGACTAAATAAATTCAGCGATAAGACTGCTATATTTATAACACACGATGTTGAAGAAGCTATATTTTTGTCAGATACAATACTTGTCGTTAAAGACGTACCTATAAAAGAATTAATAAGGGTAGATGTACCTCTTTCGAGGAACAGAACAAGAGATATGCTTGACACAACAGAAATGATAAATCTTAAAAATAATATATTATCTATGCTTAAAAACGGAGGCGCAAATGAATAA
- a CDS encoding ABC transporter permease, with the protein MNKKNLPSIIINISLLILWQVLANIINAHYILPSPLQILQKIWELRIPLFTVHLPYTMLITFLGLLISIILGLFFAIIMDLSETVKDAIYPIIIASQTIPTTAIAPLFILWFGYGIWSKVVVTVLITFFPIVIATYDGFRYTKSEMQELLFTYGASKRQIFFMLKVNTAIPNFFSAIKMAVPMSIIGAAIGEWLGSQSGLGYFSKRMLTQLDGAGVFAPIIILSVVAMTIVYIIDFLEKKLIKWRDKI; encoded by the coding sequence ATGAATAAAAAAAATCTTCCGTCAATTATAATAAACATCTCCTTACTTATATTATGGCAAGTGCTTGCAAATATAATAAACGCACATTATATTTTGCCGTCACCGCTTCAAATATTACAAAAAATTTGGGAACTGAGAATTCCGTTATTTACTGTACATTTACCTTACACAATGCTTATTACATTTTTAGGATTGCTAATATCTATAATACTCGGCTTGTTTTTTGCTATAATAATGGACTTGTCAGAAACAGTAAAAGACGCTATATATCCGATAATAATAGCATCTCAAACTATACCTACAACTGCAATAGCACCTCTTTTCATACTGTGGTTCGGTTATGGTATATGGAGTAAAGTTGTAGTTACAGTACTCATAACTTTTTTCCCTATAGTAATAGCTACATATGACGGTTTCAGATATACAAAATCAGAAATGCAAGAATTGTTATTTACATATGGAGCAAGTAAAAGACAAATATTTTTTATGCTCAAAGTAAATACAGCTATACCAAACTTCTTTTCTGCAATAAAAATGGCTGTGCCTATGAGTATAATAGGAGCAGCAATCGGAGAATGGTTAGGCTCACAAAGTGGACTTGGATATTTCAGCAAAAGAATGCTCACACAACTTGACGGAGCCGGAGTATTTGCTCCGATAATAATATTGTCTGTTGTTGCTATGACAATAGTATACATAATAGATTTTTTAGAAAAAAAACTAATCAAATGGAGGGACAAGATATGA
- a CDS encoding ABC transporter substrate-binding protein, whose product MKNIKKLLIIFTSILMIFMLSACKSENKSASEDAKKTQTASEDKKQDLQEVNVVLDWYPNAVHSFIYDAIEKGYYENEGLKVNIIFPSNANDAISLTAAGKAQIGIYYPHDVIQTYANQDIPIKAIGSIVQKPLNIVLSLKEKNITKPEDFVGKTIGYAGTQLSEDMIKSMVKSRGLDPNSVNLLDVGFELMTAMTTNKVDATIGCLVNHEVPQMEEEGFELNYFSVDEYGMPSFPELVFVTSDDYIKNDKEMLVKFLNASKKGFEDMKNKPDETLKILLDNQNEENFPLSQTVEEKSMNTLLPLMETDTDKFLSQNKEDWQNTINWMKEQEIIKKDIQVDEVVVDLVD is encoded by the coding sequence ATGAAAAATATCAAAAAATTATTAATCATTTTTACATCTATTCTTATGATTTTTATGCTGAGTGCTTGCAAAAGCGAAAACAAATCCGCAAGTGAAGACGCAAAAAAAACACAAACGGCGAGTGAAGACAAAAAACAAGACTTGCAAGAAGTAAATGTAGTGTTGGACTGGTATCCAAATGCAGTACACAGCTTCATTTATGATGCGATAGAAAAAGGATATTACGAAAATGAAGGCTTAAAAGTAAACATAATATTTCCGTCAAACGCAAATGACGCAATATCTCTAACTGCCGCAGGAAAAGCACAGATAGGAATATATTATCCTCATGATGTAATACAAACATATGCAAATCAAGATATACCGATAAAAGCTATAGGTTCAATTGTACAAAAACCTCTTAACATAGTCTTGTCATTAAAAGAAAAAAATATTACCAAACCCGAAGATTTTGTAGGTAAAACTATAGGGTATGCCGGCACTCAATTAAGCGAAGATATGATAAAATCAATGGTAAAATCTCGAGGATTAGATCCAAACTCTGTAAATTTATTAGATGTAGGTTTTGAACTTATGACAGCTATGACAACAAACAAAGTAGATGCAACCATAGGTTGTCTTGTAAATCACGAAGTACCTCAAATGGAAGAAGAAGGATTTGAATTAAATTATTTTTCAGTAGATGAATACGGTATGCCGTCATTTCCGGAGCTTGTATTCGTTACAAGTGATGACTATATAAAAAACGATAAAGAAATGCTCGTAAAATTTTTAAATGCCTCAAAAAAAGGCTTTGAAGATATGAAAAATAAACCTGATGAAACGTTAAAAATACTGCTTGACAATCAAAATGAAGAAAATTTCCCACTATCACAAACTGTAGAAGAAAAAAGTATGAATACCTTATTACCGTTAATGGAAACAGACACTGACAAATTCTTGTCACAAAATAAAGAGGATTGGCAAAATACTATAAATTGGATGAAAGAACAAGAAATAATCAAAAAAGATATACAAGTAGACGAAGTTGTAGTAGATTTAGTAGATTAA
- the thiW gene encoding energy coupling factor transporter S component ThiW, with protein sequence MNTRKLSYSALFVALGVICSPFNIPLGFAKCFPVQHLINVLTAVLLGPLYAVMSAFTTSLIRNLLGTGSLLAFPGSMIGAFLAGMLYQKSKKISFAFLGEIIGTGIIGSLVAYPVALFFIGKEVAIFTFVLPFSVSTIGGSIFALILLKSLEKTNILDKLHIA encoded by the coding sequence ATGAATACCAGAAAATTAAGCTACAGTGCCTTATTTGTAGCACTTGGAGTCATATGTTCGCCATTTAATATTCCGCTCGGATTTGCAAAATGCTTTCCGGTTCAACACCTTATAAATGTACTTACAGCTGTATTATTAGGTCCGCTATACGCTGTTATGTCCGCTTTTACGACTTCACTTATAAGAAACCTGTTAGGCACAGGAAGTTTATTGGCATTTCCAGGAAGTATGATAGGAGCATTCCTTGCCGGTATGCTTTATCAAAAAAGCAAAAAAATTTCATTCGCATTCTTGGGAGAAATAATAGGTACAGGAATAATAGGTTCGCTTGTTGCATATCCTGTAGCATTGTTTTTTATTGGAAAAGAAGTCGCAATCTTCACATTTGTATTGCCATTTAGCGTATCTACAATAGGCGGAAGCATATTTGCCTTAATATTGTTAAAATCACTCGAAAAAACAAATATTTTAGACAAACTTCATATCGCATAG